From a single Herbiconiux sp. SALV-R1 genomic region:
- the polA gene encoding DNA polymerase I produces the protein MPDKDQPTLLVIDGHSLAFRAFYALPVDSFSTRDGQHTNAIHGFLAMLINLLKAEKPTHLAVAFDVSRFSFRTREYAEYKGTRGETPPEFIGQVPLLQECLHALGIVTIEKEDFEADDILATLATQGREAGYRVLVVSGDRDTIQLVNDDVTLLYPSRQGVSDLTRYDEAKVLDRYGIRPEQYPDIAALVGETSDNLPGVPKVGEKTAVKWLNQFGSLDAILEHRDEIGGVVGNNLREHVDDVVRNRKLNRLLTDVELPVGPDDLERRPADEQLVREVFARLEFRTLLDRVLKLEGFSGDSEVGAAAATAAAAAAENAPTPVTLLDEELTGWLGRHSAPAGSLGDSPVADAVAVHIETIDGFPVGFGLGTRSETVFLPWIPNSPDYAPLEAWLAGPSPKILFDAKKQIKALRAAGLEVGGLAFDPVIAAWLLKPDSSADRSLAQLVDRHLLETLPTPDPNQLVPENDSAFGPAEEAWYVWRVAQSLSGVLDERTLRVLTEIELPVLLVLAEMELTGVTVSHAELSALSSELGETAASIATEAFGIIGREVNLGSPKQLQEVLFDQLDMPKTRATKTGYSTDAGALADLQASNPHPFLGLLLAHRDATKLRQIIESVDKAIAPDKRVHTTYVQTGSSTGRISSTDPNLQNIPVRTEESRRIRQAFQVGEGYETLLTADYSQIEMRIMAHLSGDQGLIDAFHSGEDLHRFVGARIFSVDPADVTPIMRTKVKAMSYGLAYGLSAFGLSKQLRIETAEAKQLMSEYFERFGGVRDYLRNVVVQAKVDGYTETIFGRRRPFANLNSANRVLRDNDERAALNAPIQGTAADIIKIAMIGIAADLRSRDLQSKMLLQVHDELVFDVAPGEWDALAEVVTTRMGGAASLSVPLEVQVGHGPNWDAAAH, from the coding sequence GTGCCGGACAAAGATCAGCCTACCCTCCTCGTCATCGACGGTCATTCGCTCGCTTTCAGGGCCTTCTACGCCCTGCCGGTCGACAGTTTCTCCACCCGCGACGGGCAGCACACGAACGCCATCCACGGCTTCCTCGCGATGCTCATCAACCTGCTGAAGGCCGAGAAGCCCACGCACCTCGCCGTCGCCTTCGACGTCTCCCGCTTCTCCTTCCGCACCCGCGAGTACGCCGAGTACAAGGGCACCCGCGGCGAGACCCCGCCCGAGTTCATCGGGCAGGTCCCGCTGCTGCAGGAGTGCCTTCACGCCCTCGGCATCGTCACCATCGAGAAAGAAGACTTCGAGGCCGACGACATCCTCGCCACCCTCGCCACGCAGGGGCGGGAGGCGGGCTACCGCGTGCTCGTCGTCTCGGGCGACCGCGACACCATCCAGCTCGTCAACGACGACGTGACGCTGCTCTACCCGTCGCGCCAGGGAGTTTCCGACCTCACGCGTTATGACGAGGCGAAGGTGCTCGACCGGTACGGCATCCGCCCCGAGCAGTACCCCGACATCGCGGCGCTCGTCGGCGAGACCAGCGACAACCTGCCCGGCGTGCCGAAGGTGGGCGAGAAGACGGCGGTGAAGTGGCTGAACCAGTTCGGCTCGCTCGACGCCATCCTCGAGCACCGCGACGAGATCGGCGGAGTGGTGGGCAACAACCTGCGCGAGCACGTCGACGACGTGGTGCGCAACCGCAAACTCAACCGGCTGCTCACCGACGTCGAGCTGCCCGTCGGCCCCGACGACCTCGAGCGGCGCCCGGCCGACGAGCAGCTGGTGCGCGAGGTGTTCGCGCGGCTCGAGTTCCGCACGCTGCTCGACCGGGTGCTGAAGCTCGAGGGCTTCTCGGGCGACTCCGAGGTGGGGGCGGCCGCGGCCACCGCGGCAGCTGCCGCCGCCGAGAACGCGCCGACGCCGGTGACGCTGCTCGACGAAGAGCTCACCGGGTGGCTGGGGCGTCACTCGGCGCCCGCGGGCTCTCTCGGCGACTCGCCGGTCGCCGACGCGGTCGCCGTGCACATCGAGACCATCGACGGGTTCCCGGTGGGCTTCGGCCTCGGCACCCGCAGCGAGACGGTGTTCCTGCCGTGGATTCCGAACAGCCCCGACTACGCGCCGCTCGAGGCCTGGCTCGCGGGGCCGAGCCCGAAGATCCTGTTCGACGCGAAGAAGCAGATCAAGGCGCTGCGCGCGGCGGGCCTCGAGGTGGGAGGGCTCGCCTTCGACCCGGTCATCGCGGCGTGGCTGCTGAAGCCCGACTCCAGCGCCGACCGCTCGCTCGCGCAGCTCGTCGACCGGCACCTGCTCGAGACGCTGCCCACGCCCGACCCGAACCAGCTCGTTCCCGAGAACGACTCCGCCTTCGGGCCCGCCGAAGAGGCGTGGTACGTGTGGCGGGTGGCGCAGTCGCTCTCCGGCGTGCTCGACGAGCGCACCCTGCGCGTGCTCACCGAGATCGAGCTGCCCGTGCTGCTCGTGCTCGCCGAGATGGAGCTCACCGGCGTCACCGTGAGTCACGCCGAGCTCTCGGCGCTGTCGAGCGAGCTCGGCGAGACCGCGGCGTCCATCGCCACCGAGGCCTTCGGCATCATCGGCCGCGAGGTGAACCTCGGTTCGCCCAAGCAGCTGCAGGAGGTGCTGTTCGACCAGCTCGACATGCCCAAGACCCGCGCCACGAAGACGGGCTACTCCACCGACGCCGGGGCCCTGGCCGACCTGCAGGCGTCGAATCCGCATCCGTTCCTCGGGCTGCTGCTGGCGCACCGCGACGCCACGAAGCTGCGGCAGATCATCGAGAGCGTCGACAAGGCGATCGCACCCGACAAGCGGGTGCACACCACCTACGTGCAGACCGGCTCGTCGACGGGGCGCATCTCGTCGACCGACCCGAACCTGCAGAACATCCCGGTGCGCACCGAGGAGAGCCGGCGCATCCGTCAGGCGTTCCAGGTGGGCGAGGGGTACGAGACGCTGCTCACCGCCGACTACTCGCAGATCGAGATGCGCATCATGGCGCACCTCTCGGGTGACCAGGGGCTCATCGACGCCTTCCACTCCGGCGAAGACCTGCACCGCTTCGTCGGTGCGCGCATCTTCTCGGTCGACCCGGCCGACGTCACGCCCATCATGCGCACCAAGGTGAAGGCCATGTCGTACGGGTTGGCCTACGGCCTCTCGGCGTTCGGCCTGTCGAAGCAGTTGCGCATCGAGACGGCCGAGGCGAAGCAGCTCATGTCGGAATACTTCGAACGCTTCGGCGGGGTGCGCGACTACCTGCGCAACGTCGTGGTGCAGGCCAAGGTCGACGGGTACACCGAGACCATCTTCGGCCGCCGCCGCCCCTTCGCGAACCTCAACAGCGCCAACCGCGTGCTGCGCGACAACGACGAGCGCGCGGCGCTGAACGCCCCCATCCAGGGCACCGCCGCCGACATCATCAAGATCGCGATGATCGGCATCGCCGCAGACCTCCGCTCCCGCGACCTGCAGTCGAAGATGCTCCTCCAGGTTCACGACGAACTCGTCTTCGACGTCGCCCCCGGCGAGTGGGACGCCCTCGCCGAGGTCGTCACCACCCGCATGGGCGGCGCCGCCTCCCTCTCCGTCCCCCTCGAAGTGCAAGTCGGCCACGGCCCCAACTGGGACGCCGCCGCCCACTAG
- a CDS encoding PaaI family thioesterase, translating into MEVFGYRGIGALAERMGIEFLELSPERSVARMPVEGNTQPLGLVHGGAYVVLAESLGSTAANLHAGPTKVAMGIEINASHSGSATNGWVIGTCTAIHLGKSLATHQIEVDDENGRRLSTVRITNIIKDRRPNQVFEKS; encoded by the coding sequence ATGGAGGTGTTCGGCTACCGCGGCATCGGCGCTCTCGCCGAGCGGATGGGCATCGAGTTCCTCGAGCTCAGCCCCGAGCGCTCGGTGGCCCGCATGCCCGTCGAGGGCAACACGCAGCCGCTCGGCCTGGTGCACGGCGGCGCCTACGTGGTGCTCGCCGAGAGCCTCGGCTCGACCGCGGCGAACCTCCACGCCGGCCCCACGAAGGTGGCGATGGGCATCGAGATCAACGCCAGCCACTCCGGCTCGGCGACGAACGGATGGGTGATCGGCACCTGCACGGCCATCCACCTCGGCAAGAGCCTCGCCACGCATCAGATCGAGGTCGACGACGAGAACGGCCGCCGGCTCTCGACGGTTCGCATCACGAACATCATCAAGGACCGACGGCCGAACCAGGTCTTCGAGAAGAGCTGA
- a CDS encoding ANTAR domain-containing response regulator: protein MTDQEPTTAVPRRVVVAEDESLIRLDIVEILRDNGFEVVGEAGDGETAVALAAELRPDLVIMDVKMPQLDGISAAERLSKDHIAPVVLLTAFSQKELVERATEAGALAYVVKPFTPNDLLPAIEIALSRYAQIITLEAEVADLVERFETRKLVDRAKGLLNEKMGLTEPEAFRWIQKASMDRRLTMHDVAQAIIEQLSPKK from the coding sequence GTGACTGACCAAGAACCAACGACAGCAGTGCCCCGCCGCGTAGTGGTGGCCGAAGACGAATCGCTGATCCGCCTCGACATCGTCGAGATCCTGCGCGACAACGGGTTCGAGGTCGTCGGCGAGGCAGGAGACGGCGAGACCGCCGTGGCCCTCGCCGCGGAGCTGCGTCCCGACCTGGTCATCATGGACGTGAAGATGCCCCAGCTCGACGGCATCTCGGCTGCCGAGCGGCTGTCGAAAGATCACATCGCCCCCGTCGTGCTGCTCACCGCCTTCAGCCAGAAGGAGCTCGTCGAGCGCGCCACCGAGGCCGGCGCACTCGCCTACGTGGTGAAGCCGTTCACGCCCAACGACCTGCTGCCCGCGATCGAGATCGCACTCTCGCGCTACGCCCAGATCATCACCCTCGAGGCCGAGGTCGCCGATCTGGTCGAGCGCTTCGAGACCCGCAAGCTCGTCGACCGCGCCAAGGGCCTGCTCAACGAGAAGATGGGGCTCACGGAGCCCGAGGCCTTCCGCTGGATTCAGAAGGCGTCGATGGATCGCCGGCTCACCATGCACGACGTGGCGCAGGCCATCATCGAGCAGCTGTCGCCGAAGAAGTAG
- the pyk gene encoding pyruvate kinase has product MRRAKIVATLGPATSTYDTIRAIIDAGVDVARMNLSHGSYDVHEAVYKNVRQAADDSGRAVAVLVDLQGPKIRLGKFENGPYDLAEGDIFKITIDDIIGTKEISSTTFKGLPDDVKPGDPLLIDDGKVALRVLETDGTVVTTVVEVPGAVSNNKGINLPGVAVNVPAMSEKDVADLRWGLNLGADYIALSFVRDAADVVDVHRIMDEEGRRVPVIAKIEKPQAVDNLEEIIDAFDGIMVARGDLGVELPLEAVPIVQKRAVELSRRMAKPVIVATQVLESMISSPRPTRAEASDCANAVLDGADAVMLSGETSVGEFPVITVQTMARIIESTEEHGLERIPELGTKPRTQGGAVTLAAAEVGDFVGAKFLCVFTESGDSVRRMTRLRSTIPILGFTPLPGIRNRMSLSWGVQSYLVPRVKHTDELMVQVDDVLLGLGRAQLGDKVIVISGSPPGVAGTTNDMRVHVIGSAHNPLKPETFDT; this is encoded by the coding sequence ATGAGACGCGCGAAGATCGTCGCAACCCTCGGGCCGGCAACGTCGACCTATGACACCATCAGAGCCATCATCGATGCCGGCGTCGACGTCGCTCGCATGAACCTCAGCCACGGCAGCTACGACGTGCACGAGGCCGTCTACAAGAACGTGCGTCAGGCCGCCGACGACTCCGGCCGCGCCGTCGCCGTGCTGGTCGACCTGCAGGGCCCGAAGATCCGCCTCGGCAAGTTCGAGAACGGCCCCTACGACCTCGCCGAGGGTGACATCTTCAAGATCACCATCGACGACATCATCGGCACCAAGGAGATCTCCTCCACCACCTTCAAGGGCCTGCCCGACGACGTGAAGCCGGGCGACCCGCTGCTCATCGACGACGGCAAGGTGGCGCTGCGGGTGCTCGAGACCGACGGCACCGTCGTCACCACGGTCGTCGAGGTTCCGGGCGCCGTGTCGAACAACAAGGGCATCAACCTGCCCGGTGTCGCCGTGAACGTTCCCGCCATGAGCGAGAAGGACGTCGCCGACCTGCGCTGGGGCCTCAACCTCGGCGCCGACTACATCGCGCTGTCGTTCGTGCGCGACGCGGCCGACGTGGTCGACGTGCACCGCATCATGGACGAAGAGGGGCGCCGCGTTCCCGTCATCGCCAAGATCGAGAAGCCGCAGGCCGTCGACAACCTCGAGGAGATCATCGACGCCTTCGACGGCATCATGGTCGCCCGCGGCGACCTCGGTGTCGAGCTGCCGCTCGAGGCGGTGCCGATCGTGCAGAAGCGCGCCGTCGAGCTCTCCCGCCGCATGGCGAAGCCCGTCATCGTCGCCACCCAGGTGCTCGAGTCGATGATCTCCTCGCCCCGCCCCACCCGCGCCGAGGCCTCCGACTGCGCCAATGCGGTGCTCGACGGCGCCGACGCGGTCATGCTCTCGGGTGAGACCAGCGTGGGCGAGTTCCCCGTCATCACCGTGCAGACCATGGCGCGCATCATCGAGTCGACCGAGGAGCACGGCCTCGAGCGCATCCCCGAGCTCGGCACCAAGCCCCGCACCCAGGGCGGCGCCGTCACGCTCGCCGCCGCCGAGGTGGGCGACTTCGTGGGCGCCAAGTTCCTCTGCGTCTTCACCGAGTCGGGCGACTCGGTGCGCCGCATGACGCGCCTGCGCAGCACCATCCCCATCCTCGGGTTCACGCCGCTGCCCGGCATCCGCAACCGCATGTCGCTCAGCTGGGGCGTGCAGTCGTACCTGGTGCCGCGCGTGAAGCACACCGATGAGCTCATGGTGCAGGTCGACGACGTGCTGCTCGGCCTCGGCCGCGCCCAGCTCGGCGACAAGGTCATCGTCATCTCCGGGTCCCCTCCCGGGGTCGCCGGCACCACGAACGACATGCGCGTGCACGTCATCGGCTCGGCCCACAACCCGCTGAAGCCGGAGACCTTCGACACCTGA
- a CDS encoding glutamate synthase subunit beta, translating to MADPKGFLKTQERELPARRPVSLRLMDWKEVYEQGDMATVRRQAGRCMDCGIPFCHHGCPLGNLIPEWNDLTWRDEGRQAIERLHATNNFPEFTGRLCPAPCESSCVLGINQPAVTIKQVEQSIIDQAFANGWVQPHPPERLTGKTVAVVGSGPAGLAAAQQLTRAGHTVAVYERDDRIGGLLRYGIPDFKMEKKHLEARLTQMMAEGTRFRAGIEIGVDITWDDLRARYDAVIVCTGATVPRDLPIPGRDLDGVHFAMEYLVQQNKVGAGDDLLGQIDAEGKHVVVLGGGDTGADCIGTAHRQGALSVTNLAIGKQPPAERPENQPWPMFPNLFEVASAHEEGGDRKFLASTVEFLSNESGEVRAIRVAETEYLDGRRVPKAGTEYEIPADLVLLALGFTGAESEQLDGQLGTRFERGTVERDGDYQSTVPGVFVAGDAGRGQSLIVWAIAEGRAAASAVDRYLEGSTELPFPVKPTDRAISV from the coding sequence GTGGCTGATCCCAAGGGCTTCCTGAAGACGCAGGAGCGCGAGCTCCCCGCCCGCCGGCCGGTCTCGCTCCGGCTCATGGACTGGAAAGAGGTCTACGAGCAGGGCGACATGGCCACGGTCAGGCGTCAGGCCGGGCGCTGCATGGATTGCGGCATCCCGTTCTGCCACCATGGCTGCCCGCTCGGCAACCTCATCCCCGAGTGGAACGACCTCACCTGGCGCGACGAGGGCCGTCAGGCCATCGAGCGGCTGCACGCCACGAACAACTTCCCGGAGTTCACCGGCCGGCTCTGCCCGGCCCCGTGCGAGTCGTCGTGCGTGCTCGGCATCAACCAGCCCGCCGTCACCATCAAGCAGGTGGAGCAGTCGATCATCGACCAGGCGTTCGCGAACGGCTGGGTGCAACCGCACCCGCCGGAGCGCCTCACCGGCAAGACCGTGGCCGTCGTCGGCTCCGGCCCCGCGGGCCTCGCGGCGGCCCAGCAGCTCACCCGCGCCGGCCACACCGTCGCGGTGTACGAGCGCGACGACCGCATCGGCGGCCTGCTGCGCTACGGCATCCCCGACTTCAAGATGGAGAAGAAGCACCTCGAGGCCCGTCTCACGCAGATGATGGCCGAGGGCACCCGCTTCCGCGCCGGCATCGAGATCGGCGTCGACATCACCTGGGACGACCTGCGCGCCCGCTACGACGCCGTCATCGTCTGCACCGGCGCCACCGTGCCGCGCGACCTGCCCATCCCGGGCCGCGACCTCGACGGCGTGCACTTCGCCATGGAGTACCTCGTGCAGCAGAACAAGGTCGGAGCGGGCGACGACCTGCTCGGCCAGATCGACGCCGAGGGCAAGCACGTCGTGGTGCTCGGCGGCGGCGACACCGGCGCCGACTGCATCGGCACCGCACACCGCCAGGGCGCGCTCTCGGTGACCAACCTCGCCATCGGCAAGCAGCCCCCGGCGGAGCGGCCCGAGAACCAGCCCTGGCCCATGTTCCCCAACCTGTTCGAGGTGGCGAGCGCGCACGAGGAGGGCGGCGACCGCAAGTTCCTCGCCTCCACCGTCGAGTTCCTCTCCAACGAGTCGGGCGAGGTGCGGGCCATCCGCGTCGCCGAGACCGAGTACCTCGACGGCCGCCGGGTTCCGAAGGCCGGCACCGAGTACGAGATCCCCGCCGACCTGGTGCTCCTCGCGCTCGGCTTCACCGGAGCGGAGTCGGAGCAGCTCGACGGTCAGCTCGGCACCCGCTTCGAGCGCGGCACCGTCGAGCGCGACGGCGACTACCAGAGCACCGTGCCCGGTGTCTTCGTCGCCGGTGACGCCGGCCGCGGCCAGTCGCTCATCGTCTGGGCGATCGCCGAGGGCCGCGCAGCGGCATCCGCCGTCGACCGCTACCTCGAGGGTTCGACCGAGCTGCCCTTCCCGGTGAAGCCCACCGACCGCGCCATCTCGGTCTGA